TCATTTCCCCCATAAATACCTCACTATTTATCTCAGATGAGAACTTTTTCCTTTgcttattttgttttcctttccttttaacaTGACAACCAAGCCCTTATCACACCTACAAAATTAACtataattctttaatttcttctactaCCTAAGCAATCTTAAAAATTTTCCATTCGTCTCAAAGATGTTATTTAACAGACAATATGTTAGAATTAGGATCCAAACAAGATCTTCATATTGCATTTCATCGTTAAATCTGTCGTCTTATTTTATAACAGCTCCCACACTTTTTTTGTTCAATGTCATTGATTTGTTGGAGCAACTGGGCTATTTATTTCGTAGCTGTCTCATATTCTGGCTTTGGTTGATTGCTTCCTTGTGGTGCCATTTACTTTCTCCTGTTTCCCTGGCATTTCCTGTAAACTAGAAATCAGGTCTAGACCAGCACTGTGCAGTAGAACTTTCTTCAATGATGGCAATGTCTATGTCAGCACCCCCAATAGGATAGCCACCAGCCACTGTGGCTATTGAACACTTGAATTATGGCTAGTGTGAgtaaggaactgaattttaaattttatttaattttagctTAGGTTTAAATTTAAACCACCACATACAGCTAgcggctaccatattggacagcattgGTCTAGAGGCTCGACTAGACTTAGGGTAAAATTTTAGGGAGGAACACATCACAGGTGGTGCTGTGGACATCATATTTTACAGAAGGCTCATCATGTCTGTCTGACTATTTTTGGTGATGCTGAGACTGGTCAATGGCCACATTCAAGGGTCTCGGCCAAACCTATCCATAAGCAGGTTTCCCATCAGCCTTTAACCTAGAGTTTAACATGCATATCTGATCATCTTCTGCTGTAGAAAGGAGCTACCTAATGGTGAAGGACTTTTCTTTTTGCAGGAAACCCTCTCCAGTGTTTCCAAAATCATATTGAGCTGAGGTTGCTTTTTTTGCCCTTGCCTGAAAGAGTTGCTGTCAGGGTCCCAGTCCTCTCTATAGCCTCTCCTCACCTGAGGTTGACAGTCTGTGTTTGGATTTGCATGGGGGGATCCGTTGAATTGTACCTGGATACGTCTTCCTCTGTGGAGGAGTGCAGTGAGGAGGAGAAAGTGGTCGCAGCCTTCACTGTCCACGTGTCTGACAGAGAGTACGTCCATTTTGCAAGCCAGTGCTGCCGAGGAAGAACACTGCAACGCCAAAGATGCTTCTGGTGGGTGCTGGCTGTGCTATCATCTTTCTCTTCGTGCTCCTGGCCTTCCTTTCTCACCTGTGCTCTTCACCTTTGGGAAGACATCACACATCCAGGCACTTAAGTGCATATCTAGATAACAGTGACATCTGAGTTACAATAATTATTTGAGAAACGAATGGGGGAAAACAGCACTATTACCATACTTTCCCCCTTTCTCAGTAAAGACTAAATTTATAAGCACTCCAAATTGTGTAGGTGTCTTCTGGAAGGAACATTAGATGTTCatcagtagttctcaaactttttgatcTCAGGACCCCTTTGCAGCCTTAAAAATGATTGGAGAacacctgaaacacaataaaatgttattaaaaaaatgatTGAGGAACCCAAAGGACTTTTGTTTATATGGGCTATatttattgataattactgattcaAAATCAAATCTAAGACATTTGAAAGTGTTTATTTCactaaaaagtaataataataaacccatgACATGCTAActttaataacattttaaagaaaaatgactgtattttccaaaacaaaaacaaattagtgAGAAAGTAGCATTGCTACAAAGTCCTTTAATTTCTGAATTGATAGAAGACAACTGGGTTCTCATAGTTACTTCTGCATTTGGTCTGTTGCAATATCACATGTTGTGTagcctctggaaaactccactgtGTACTTCTGAGAGAGTGAgagtgaaaaaggaaaataatgccttactattattatgaaaatagttttgaccttgTGTACTCCCTAAAAGGGTCTTGAGACTCCTTAGGGGTTTCTGAACCACAACTGGAGAACTGCTGCTCTAGACTAAAGGCTGGATGTGATTTCTCAAGGATGAAGTTAGAAGCCACCCCACTGCTTCGTTCTCAGGATCTCTCCGGCCAACTTCTTTGCCTGcctgtcccctcccctcccaggGAAGTAAGATGTTCTGAGTAATGACTCTTGTCTACCCAGGCCCATCACTGGAAGTTGAGTCCAACAACATGGAATTCTCTGCTTGTTATGGACCTGATGAAGCTTCTTGTACTGTGAAATCCTGGAAATGTTATCAAGAAGAATGGAGTGTTGATATAGTTGCACACTTTAAGAATGGTTCCAATTCCTTCACAGAACTTGACTTGGAAACATGTCAAGCCTTGGGTCATAAGTGCTGACTTAATAAAGAAGGAGGGAAAGGCAGTGGGAAAAAGGCATAAAGGTCAGAACGCCTTTGAGACTGGGAGGTTGTTAATGTGGTCATAAACTGGTTATACTTTCTTCCATCTTAGTCCAGAGAGGTTGCTTCTCTTGAGCCCCTGTCCTCCTGTGTCCTGTAATAAAACCAGGCTACTACTCCTTACGCTGTTTCTCCTGGTCATGTCACTCCTGGCACTTACTTCTTTACTAGGTTGCCATCATTCTGGAGGTGTGGGTGAGTgggcttttatttccttttatatctGCATTTTTCTTCTCTACCTGTCACTGGAAAGTGTAGGTTTATGGCAACTTGGGCTACCTGGCACAAAGAATCAAATTGGACTTTAATATCCAATCAACGACACTTTTCTATAAAAGTAATTTGATATTAGCGTAAAATACAAATTTATAGCATTTGTCTGATTGTTAAAGAGTAATACATTTGttagtcaaaacaaaacaaaaactagttgccattgagttgactctaactcatggcaactccacataTGTCTGAGTAGaatcgtgatccatagggttttcaatggtgaaTTTTTCAGAAAGATCGCCAGTTAATTGCTGTTAAAGGGCAACCTCCAAATCCTGGTGGCTCAAGACAACACAGATGTTTATTTCTTGCTTATGTAGCAGTTCAGTGCAGAGTCCAGGGGTCTGGACTCCTTCCATCTCTTGACTTTGGGCCCTCTTGCCCAGGACTTCACAGCTCTGTGCTGTATCTCTTGCATCTCACTAGCAGATGAGGAAGAGACGGGCTGGGGAGGATAAGAAGGGCTTTATAGACCAGGACCAGAAATGAATGCCTCACTTCCTCCCACATTCCATCGCCCAGAACCCAATCACGTGGTCATCTGGACTGCAATAGAGACTGTGAATGTGGCTAGCAGTGACCCAGGAGGAAAGGAAAAGGCATTAAGTTTGAAATAAACCACCAGTCTCTGCTACAAACAGCCCTAACAGCCAGGTTCAATTAGGTTTTTTTGTTAAGTGTCAATTATGGTATTGGAAATCAGTGTTTAATTATAACCTCAGATTTCTCAGTGGGATTCTCAAGCACCATGATAATGCTGAACGGCTTTTTTACTTATAAAATCTTTGGGATGTTTACACTGCTCTGATCTTTAATTAGAAAGTTTTGTCTCACAGACAAGGATGTGCCCTTTCTGCTCACCCTGTTTCCAGTTGTCTTCTGCTTCAATAGATGAATTTCCAcgctcctcctcccccaccccagcaaAGGCTATAGAGTTTGACTTAAGCTATAAACCAGACAGATCAAAGTCGTCTTGAGTGtagtttttagtttgtttgatttttgcccaagatcacttttttttctttactgtagAGATGTGCCAAGCAACATGTCTTCTTAAGTAATTTTGACTCTACCTCCAGCTCCCATATTTGCTATAAAATTGCAGTGAGTTGTTTTCTTCACTGGAATTGGGAGGTATCTCCCCACTTCTTGGAGCAAGTTTAGAGTCAAGCAGTGTTGAACTCAAGTCAAAGCCCTGCCTCTCACAGATGGTTAGTCCTATTACTTCACCTCTGTGAGCCGGCTCCTTCCCTATTCTTGCCTGTCTCCAGGGATGTTTGAGTTCTTGAGGGCCCAGAGTCAGTGCTCCATGAAAGGCCACTGCTAGCATAATGACagtggcagtggtggttcagtgctagGTTCTTCACATTCCACGTGttagacccaggttcaattcttgGCCCATgcacctacagggtcactatgagttgtaatcaactcagtaacaatgggtttgcttttgatttgcacctcatgcacagccaccacctgtctgtcagtggaggctggttTGTTGCCACAATGCTAAACAGATTTCAACAGAGTTTCCAGAcaaggacagactaggaagcatGGTCTGGGAActatgcttctgaaaattagaacACGACTCAgggatgttgcaggaccaggttgtgcatgggattgccatgagttgggggcccactcaatggcagctaacaacaacagcataactACATCTACTTCACTAATGCCCTTGGTCTTTTTCTAGGACCCACATCTTAACACACAGTTAAACACAAAAACTCAGTTTTAGAGTAGACACGCTGTGGCCTCCCTGCATCCCCTCTGGctgttcttctcttttctcaGAGCAGGGAACTCTGGCTCAGAGAAGAGAGGGGGCCAAAAGCAGAGCCTGTAGGTTGGAAACTTGAGGGGTGGGATCCAGCCTGCTGACCGCCCCCACACACTCCTGGATTGAAGACAGAGGCCTGCTGGCTGAGCTTGTCCTTGGCTTTAGTCCCCTCCAGATAAGCAGGAGCACAGGAGATCTGAATTCTTAGGCCCAGCTCCAGTCATCACTTGGGAGCTTGGAGTATTGACCCACCTCTTGGAGCCCCAGTTTCATCTGGAGCTGGATAGGAGCAGGGGTCTGGCCTCTGTGCTCTGTGGTCCCTCTGGTTATCATTACCATTTCGTGCTCCTGGTCTCCTTGCTCCTCCCCTCATTTCAGGAGCAGATCCCTCTTGCAGGTCTCTGAGTGTCAGGCTGCAGGTGGGGAAAGAAGGTACTAGTAAGAGGAGAAGGGGCAAGTGGAGGGAACGAAGTGAGGGTGGCTGCCAGGAGCCTCACTCTCTCCTTTGCATTCACAGACGCTGGCTTTGAAACACTTGTGCTGAAAGACTGTTCAAACGTCAATGACTCCACCTGTCGATTCCTGTCCGCTTCAAACCAGATAGTTGGAAGGATTTTCTTTTAGAAGTTTAAGTGTACAGACAACTCTACCACCTCAACTCCTATCCCTTCCCTGTCCACCCCTAATGCTTCTTCAGCCACCATCCCACACCGACCCACCATGCCTAACTCCTCCCAGACCACCAAAGCCAGCACAGGCTCTAAAGTCTCTCTCGCCCCCTTGGCCCTTGCCAACCTCCTCCTGGTAGGGCTCCTGCTCTGAGGCCCTGGAACTCAGCCTCTAGCCTCCTGTGTCTTCTGTCCCTGGAGCCACTCTAAGTGCTCCATCAATGGGAGTCATAGGGAGTCAAGATGGCCCACTTTTTTCTCCCTTATTAAAGCATTGCGTCACTCACTGGCCAAATCTGTCCCAATATGTTCTGGGCTGGGCCTCCCCCCAGTACCACCTTCTAGGCCTGGGCTGAGGATGGAGTCTACGCCTTTGAAATTTACACATTCTGGTCTCTGGGTTCCAAGGACCCCTGTGCTCCCTACTCATCTTGTTCTGAGAAGCCCATCCTTTGACCTTGATGGTACCTTCTACATCCTATCCTCTACCTTGGGACTCACATGCCACCATCCCCACCCTAACACACTCAGAGTGTCCTTTCCCTTCAGTTTTCATGCCCCAGTCAAGACCCATAGTTCCCCTTTTGACCCCTGCGCTGATACAGAAGCTCCCTTGGCCTTTCAGTCTTGGCTGACACCCTGACGTTCCAACAGTTGTCCTGGCTGTGGTAAGAGGCCTGCAGTGAGTAAGGACAACAGGAATGTGGTTGCTCCATTGCTGACCAATCATCCTGGGGTCCTGTCAGCACGTGAGCCCCAGGGGCTGGGTAGAGGGGTTGCTGAGGGCTGGCAGACTACCACTGTCTGGGACACAATGAAGACAGAACAATCAGAAACCCCTGGCTTATACTCTGGCTGGTGGGGTTTCTAGCAGCACTGAATGCAATGTGGCTACAGAGACCCAGTCCTTCTCCCCTGCCCCTCCCCGCACAAAGAATTTACCATCAAATGCAGCATTGTAGGCTTAATATCAAATACAAGGGAGCAAGAAAACCATTCAATCTAATAAGCACAGAGGCCAAAGTCTAAGTAAGTTGAGTTTTGAGCTGGACTTTGAGGATGGggttttctgtaaaaaaaaaattaaatgcatatATAGATGTGGGTCTCTTTTGTCCAGGATTGCTGACAATGCATCAAGAGCAATGCTGCTAGGGAGGTTATCTGAAAATAGTTTATATTACTTCtacttctctttttattttgaaataattttagatttactgaAAAGTTGCAAAAAATAGTACAAAGAGTTTCCAAATACCCCTTGCACAGCTTCTTCTAAGGTTCACATCTGACATAGCCACAATCCAATTATTGCAACTAGGAAATTGTATTGAACCAGCATTATTACCTAACTTCACTCACATTTCACCACTTTcattaatgtcctttttctggccCAGGATCCAATTCTTTGTGTTTAATTGTCATATCTCCTTAGTCCCCTCCAATCTGTGACAGTTCTTTCTCTTGCAAGATCTTGATAATTTAGAAGAATCTTGGCCAGTTATTGTGCAGGATGTTCCTCAATTTGAGCATATCTGTTTAAAGCTTTCTCATGATGAGATTGAGGTTAAGTGTTTTTGGCAAGAAGGCCGCAGGAGGGTTGTGCCCTTTCAATACATGACATCAGGAGGCACATGATGTCCATGTGTCTTATTACTGGTAATGCTAACTTTGATCCCTTGCTTAAGGGGGTGTCTTCCAGGTTACTATTCTTCTCTCTGCCATTAATACTAAGATAGGGCATTCTGCTGTAACAAGCAACTCAAAACTCTTTGGGGTTTAATACAATGAGAGTTCATTTCTTGCTTACACAAACCCCATATTTGATGTTCCAGGTTGGGCAGCTGTCCTGGGCAACTCTCCTTCAAGACTGATGAAGCAGCCAGGCCTCTCCTACCCTGTGATTCTACCATCCTGTGGTACTCCTTGGAATCTCCTGTTGAgtcctgtcttagtttcttagtgctgctgtaacagaaatgaacaggaatttattttcttagagtttaggaggctagaagtctgaattcagagcactggctctaagggaaggtccttgtcccagTGTTCCTCAGTTctttggtgatctccatgtggtaTCTATCTTTCCCGCATTTATGCTTGCTTCTTTGTGCCTAACCTGCtctttttagatctcaaaagtgaCTATGTTTAAGACACACTCTATGATATGggctcattaacatgacaaaaccCTATTCCAAgatggaattacatccacaggtacagggggtaggattccaacacatatttttttgggggggagccaTACTTCAATCCATAAGAAGCACTTTGCCTGCATCTGGTGGACAAGTAAAGAGAAAGAGCCTAGAGGGCCACACAGGATGCTTTAGGGGTCAGGCCTGGAAGTCATTCACTACTGGTATTCCTATCTCACTGGCCAGAACTCAGTCACATGGCACCAAACTGGAAGGGAGCCTGAGAGATAAGACAATCCATGTGGCCTCTAGAGCCAGACAGCGTGGTTTCCAAATCCAGCTGTGGGACCTTCAGGGAAagacttaaccttttgtgcctcagtttccccacctgtgcAATGGGATAGTGATAATTCCTCCCTCATGGGATCGTTGACAGCTGTAAATATGATTCTCCAATTGAAGCACTTAGCTCAGTGCTGGGCAAGGAGGCCAGTTTGGAAGCTGGTCCCCTGGCATACCAGGGAGAGCGGAGACCACCAGAGATGGTGATATAAAAGGCACAGCCTTGGCCTTTTTCCCTCAGATCTCTCTGATTTCACTGAGCTTATAGCTACTTCCATTTAGAGATCCCATCTCCTTTTCAAACCTTCTCAGACCCTTCATGGCTTCTGCCACCACTGCCCCACAGAGCACAGGGCAGTCTCATCTGCATCTCCAAGTGGGTGGGAGCTTATGCCAAGTGATCAGGGGCACAGCCAGAGCTGATCTGTGCTTAAAATTTTCTGGAAGTTCCGGTGTTCAGTGTTGGTGGGATGAAATAGTGATCATGTTTGGAAATAGTTGCACAAACCAGGAACTTGGGGTTCTGAGAACTTTGAAAAGCCTGGTGGAAGGTGAGCAGGTGCCAGAACACAGAAGCTTGCGGCAACTTTTCTGAGAACTCCAGGTTTTGACTGAGGGCCTGGGGGATCGGTTGCAGAGGTAAGTGCAGAAGTGGGAATGGTACAGGGCTTTCATTGTAGGAAAGCCACCAAGACTGCTATACGCAGGGGGGTTAGATGGCAGGAGAGAGAGGGCAGAAGAGGGTTAAGCAGAGAAATTGCAGCCCTGCCCAGAGGCAGACCCCAGTCATGCCACTGTTAACAAGAGTAGCTAGAATGTGTAGAAATGCACTTTTCTTAGCATTGCTGTCTTCCATCTCCTCACCAGAGCAGAGTGCATTAAGCCAAGGAAGAGGTCAAAGCACCATTTCTGCCCAATGCCTGCATCTTTCCCCTGGATGTTTATGCTTAATTCTGGACCCCTGTTACCTGGAAATTGAGGCTGGTTCTCAGATTCCCACCAAGGTTAAGCACTTTACTACCAGTTCTTTCCTGCACCCGGCCTGGGCTTATGTCTGAGAAGACTCAGAATCCTACACTCATACTGTATGGCTGGACTGATAAGAAAGCCCTACCTTATCTTTCTATAGTACTTCACAgtttattggagtccctgggtggtgtaaacaattaacacatttggctgttaaccaaaaggctggcaattcggaTCCattcagaggtgtctcagaagaaagtcctggggatcttcttcagaaaaatcagccatcgaaaactctgtggagcacagttctactctggcacaca
Above is a window of Loxodonta africana isolate mLoxAfr1 chromosome 2, mLoxAfr1.hap2, whole genome shotgun sequence DNA encoding:
- the LYPD8 gene encoding LOW QUALITY PROTEIN: ly6/PLAUR domain-containing protein 8 (The sequence of the model RefSeq protein was modified relative to this genomic sequence to represent the inferred CDS: substituted 1 base at 1 genomic stop codon) produces the protein MKGIFVAGIIAVLTIVAVGERGHMIPFRGPYSPFLSLLASHVMVWSMENTRSFCVDYSSAEPLQGSKFSLFTGEWWCRKRQEGCFVSPESLRCMQCNSLTNYCNNSIVSSCPRDANISCTSFLVNSNLGNPLQCFQNHIELRLLFLPLPERVAVRVPVLSIASPHLRLTVCVWICMGGSVELYLDTSSSVEECSEEEKVVAAFTVHVSDREYVHFASQCCRGRTLQRQRCFWWVLAVLSSFSSCSWPSFLTCALHLWEDITHPGSCRWGKKVLVRGEGASGGNEVRVAARSLTLSFAFTDAGFETLVLKDCSNVNDSTCRFLSASNQIVGRIFFXKFKCTDNSTTSTPIPSLSTPNASSATIPHRPTMPNSSQTTKASTGSKVSLAPLALANLLLVGLLL